In Klebsiella aerogenes, the DNA window AAGTTAAAACAAAAATAGCTAAAGGAATATCCAAATGAAAAGAAAAGTATTGGCACTGGTCATCCCGGCATTATTGGCTGCTGGCGCGGTTCACGCGGCGGAAATTTATAATAAAGATGGCAACAAATTAGATCTCTACGGCAAGGTTGACGGTTTACATTATTTCTCCAGCGACTCCAGTAAAGACGGTGACCAGACCTACCTGCGCTTCGGCTTTAAGGGCGAAACGCAAATCAACGATCTGCTGACCGGTTATGGCCAGTGGGAATACAACGTTCAGGCTAACAATACGGAAAGCTCTGGCGATCAGGCATGGACCCGTCTGGCGTTCGCCGGGATCAAAGCTGGCGACTACGGCTCATTCGACTATGGTCGTAACTACGGTGTCCTGTACGACGTGGAAGCCTGGACCGATATGCTGCCGGAGTTCGGCGGCGACTCTTATACCCAGTCCGACAACTTTATGGCCAGCCGCGCCAATGGGGTTGCCACCTACCGTAACAGCGATTTCTTCGGCCTGGTCAACGGCCTGAACTTCGCCCTGCAGTATCAGGGGAAAAACGAAAACCAGTCCAGCCATGAATATAATCCTTCCGCCGACCAGGACGGTACCGCAAATGGCGATGGCCGCAGCGTTAAAAACTCCAACGGCGACGGTTTCGGTCTCTCCTCATCCTATGATTTAGGTATGGGCGTCAGCGTAGGCGCAGCGTATACGTCATCTGATCGCACCAATGAACAGACCCATCAATCAACTGCTGGCGGCGATAAAGCGGATGCCTGGACCGCAGGCGTCAAATATGATGCGAACAACATCTATCTGGCGACGATGTATTCTGAAACCCGCAACATGACTCCGTACGGCAATCAGAGTGGCACGATTGCCAACAAAACTCAGAACTTTGAAGTGACCGCACAATACCAGTTCGACTTCGGTCTGCGTCCGGCGATTTCTTACCTGCAATCCAAAGGTAAGGATTTGGTCTACAAAGGTCAGTATGCCGATCAAGATCTGGTTAAATATATGGATGTCGGCGCGACTTATTACTTTAACCGTAATATGTCTACCTATGTTGATTACAAAATCAATCTGCTAGACGGCAATGACAACTTCTATAAAGACAACGGTATTTCTACCGACAATATCGTAGCACTGGGTTTGGTATATCAGTTCTAATACTTAGGCCCGCCGCCCGCGGCGGGCTTTTACCCTCAGCATCCCCCAGATTTATCAACCACAATCGTAATTTGTGATTCGCGCTATAGTAGAACCTTAACCCTGATGGCATACTATTTTGGTGGTTATTAAAACAGGAGGTTTTATGAGTAGAATGATTCTGGTACCCATTGATATTTCTGATAAAGAATTTACTCAACGTGTGATCCGCCACGTTGAATCCGAAGCCCGCGTCGATGACGCACAGGTGCATTTCCTGACCGTCATCCCATCGCTACCCTACTATGCTTCTCTGGGTATGGCCTACACCGCTGAACTCCCAGCCATGGATGAACTGCGTACCGAATCGGAAGCGCAACTGCGCGAACTGGCCAAAGGGTTCTCCATCCCGGAAGACAGAATGCATTTCCACGTGGCAGAAGGCTCGCCAAAAGACAAGATTCTGGCGCTGGCTAAATCGTTGCCCGCCGATCTGGTTATTATCGCTTCGCATCGCCCGGACATTACCACCTACCTGCTGGGTTCTAATGCCGCAGCGGTGGTACGCCATGCCGAATGTTCGGTACTGGTCGTCAGGTAACGCCTTCTGAGAAGGTGGCTTGTGAGAATGCCCCCTGTAAGGGGGGCTATTGTCACTTTCCGCTTACTACTCTAGCAATTCCATCTGCTGTTCATGCGTTTGTTCCGTTTTCTCCTGATGCCGCACATATCGTCTGATAATTTCCTCGTTCACACCGACGGTATCTACAAAGTTAGACTGACCCCACCCCGGTAGACATATTTGACGCTCCAGCCTGCTTCGACGGACTTTAGCACGGTGATGATCTGGTGTTCAGTAAATCGGGCTTTGCGCATGGCGATCTCCTTAAAGGACATATTCAGTATGTTGGAAGATCTCTAAAAGTGAATGATTCGCCTTACCGAAATACTTACATGTTTTTAACCGTGAATTACAATGTAACAACATATCCCTATTCATAAATCATAAAACATCTACAATTTGTTCAAACTTCTCTCTTAGTTGGTGATTCTCATGCGTATTTCATACATAGTATTTATAACCACGTTGATGCTGAGTACCTATAGCACCGCATCGTTCGCCTCGGCAAATACCTGTTCTACAACGTATGATATGAAGTTTGTGCGTTCACAAATCCAAAAAGTTAAGAGCTCAGATGCCGCGCTTTCACCTTCGGCCATGCAGCATGTGCATACCGAAGGTTTGTTACCAGGCCAGGGCATTCATGATCAAAGCATTCAAGCAGAGAAAGACCTGAGATTGATGCAAGTAAGCGCTGTAGCCTGGAGAAATGGTATGGGAGATGAATGGCTGGATACCGCAAAAAAACACTTGCTTGCATGGGTTGGCATATATCAACCGAACCTCAATCCTATCGATGAAAGTGCATTTGATCAAATGATTCAAACTTATTCAATTGTGAAGCCCAGTCTATCTGAAGAACAAAGAAGAACTATCAACAAATATTTCTATGACTGGGCAAGTGAATATATTTCTCAGATGAACAATGCACCAAACAAAAGTACATGGTCTAATAACTGGCAAAGCCACAGAGTGAAATTGATAACCTTGATGGCAGTTGCTACAAACAATGATCATCTCTTTGCTGAATCAAGACGTTTATTCCAGAAACAAATTAACGCAAATATTGATAGTGATGGAGAAACTCTTGATTTCAAGCAGCGCGATGCTATCCACTATGTTGTTTATGACTTACAGCCATTAGTGCAGGCGGCGCTGGCAGCCAAGAGAATGGGCGAGGACTGGTATCACTGGACCGCTCCTGACGGGGCATCGCTAGCAAAAGCAGTAAACTGGCTCACACCTTATGTTAACGGGGAGCAGACTCATAATGAATTTGTTAACTCCCGGGTTAAATTCGATGCTGTAAGAAAGCAGGACGGCATTAAGGGATTTAATGGCTTATTCCGTCCAGAAATGGCTAAGGAGCTTTATTGGGCCTCATCAGCTTTCGAACCTTCCCTGGCATCATTAGCGCAAAAACTCTCGCCAACCCCGCCACTATTCATGGACTGGTGTAATTAATCTCAAACCAGACTGAGAAAATAATATCTCGGTCTGGTATTTAATTACAAACTTAGACCATAAACATCTTGATAAAATGCCATCAACTTTGCGAGCAATGATGCACCAGCTCTAGCGTTCATCGCGACGATACACAGGGAGAGATCTGACCCTGACCCCGAAGATGCCCCAGTCATAATCAGGAATAACCGACCTCATGTTGGTTGCATATTCTGGCAACCGGCAGATTTCTCGGCGAATTCAGATCTGTTATCGGTTTTCAACAACTGAGGTAAGGGCCGTCTGAGCGCGATGCTGTTCAGCATTCTGCCACTTCTGTTAAACGCAGATTTTGTCCCATGCAGATCTCCAGGCATTCGCGAGTATACTGGTCGATAGCTGTCAGCAGGCGCAGCCGTCGCCCGTTAAACAGGGCGTCAGAAACAAAGTCCATGCCCAGACATGATTCGGATACAGCCCCTGTTCGCTGTAAAGCCGGTAAATCCTTTTGTGGTTATCGCACCAGCCTTCCCACCTGAGCATCACGTGTACCCGGCGGTAACCGTAATGCACCCAGGTTTCGGTGATCTCACGGATGCGCAGCCGCAGTACGCTGTCGTCAGTGGCCACAGAACGATAGCAAAACGAGCTGCGGCTGACCCGCAGCGCAAAACAGACCTGTCTCTCACTGGCACCGTAGCGGACCAGCAAATCCCTGCCCCACTCGCGCAGGCGTGCTAGCGTCAGCTCTTTTTTGCCAGCACGTCCTGCAGCATGGTCTTGTTGAGGCTCAGATCGGCAACCAGCTTCTTCAGTCGCAGGTTTTCCTCTTCCAACTGGCGTATGTGCTTCAGCTCAGAGGGCGAAATGCCACCGTATTTCTTGCGCCACGTATAGAACGTGGCATCGAAGTTACCGTAAAGCTCTAATGGCGCGAACTAGTCCTGGAGCCCGGCAGATTGAAAGCCACCGGCAAGTGGCATGGGTAGAAGGTATTCACTTTAAAAGAGTATCTCCTTCTGGCAGAAAAACTTTACGTGAGGCTACATGTACAACTATCCGGAAATAAATTTATCCAAGATTAGTAAAATGGCAAAACCACCTACAGGCGTAGAGGTTTGAGGTAATAGAAGCCACGGCGACGGAACGGCAAACAAAAGCCCTGCTATTCGCGTAGTAGCATTGGGAGCAGATGGGAAGCTGCAGTAAAACGCGCTGGCATTCGTCGCAGGAATCCGTACCATACGCGGCATACTTTTGCCTGCTGGCTTCTGTCGGCTGGTGCAAACCCGTCTTTTATAGACAATCAGATGGGGCATGAAAACGCGCAAATGGTGTACGAAGTTTATAGTACATGGATAGAAGAGATGAACGGCGACCAGGTTTCTATGTTGAATTCCCGGCTTGGGCTTTGCCCCCTATATGCCTCTTTTGGATTTAGAGAACAGATATAATGCAAGAAAATCAAGAAATTAGCAAAAAAGAAAAATACAACATCGACAAACTGCAGAAACGTCTGCGCCGGAATGTCGGTGAAGCGATCGCCGACTTCAACATGATTGAAGATGGCGACCGCATTATGGTCTGTCTTTCCGGCGGCAAAGATAGCTACACCATGCTGGAAATTCTGCGTAGCCTGCAGAAAAGCGCGCCGATCTCCTTCTCGCTGATTGCCGTTAACCTCGACCAGAAGCAACCAGGCTTCCCGGAGCACATTCTGCCAGAGTATCTGGAGCAGTTGGGCGTCGAATACAAAATTGTCGAAGAAAACACTTACGGCATCGTGAAAGAGAAGATCCCGGAAGGTAAAACCACCTGTTCCCTGTGCTCTCGTCTGCGCCGCGGCATCCTTTACCGCACCGCGACCGAACTGGGCGCGACTAAAATCGCCCTCGGCCACCATCGCGACGACATCCTGCAGACCCTGTTCCTCAACATGTTCTACGGCGGCAAAATGAAAGGTATGCCGCCGAAGCTGATGAGCGATGATGGCAAGCACATCGTTATCCGCCCGCTGGCCTACTGCCGCGAAAAAGATATTGAGCGTTTCTCGCAGGCCAAAGGCTTCCCGATCATTCCTTGTAACCTGTGTGGTTCCCAGCCGAACCTGCAACGCCAGGTGATCGCCGATATGCTGCGCGATTGGGATAAACGCTATCCTGGCCGGATCGAAACGATGTTCAGCGCGATGCAGAACGTGGTGCCGTCGCACCTGAGTGATGTCAATTTGTTTGATTTTAAAGCGATCACCCACGGCTCTGCGGTGGTTGACGGCGGCGATCTGGCATTTGACCGCGAAGAGATCCCACTGCAGCCTGCGGGCTGGCAGCCGGAAGAAGAAGAGACTCAGTTAGATGAACTGCGTCTGAACGTGGTTGAAGTGAAATAATACTAACGCGTCTCAGGCAATCGCCCGAGACGCTTTCTTGCCCGCCCTTACTTCAGCAGACGTACGCGGCAGGACTTGCCCTTGATCTTGCCATTTTGCAGTTGCTTATACGCTTTCTGCGCCACTCCCTGACGGATTGCGACATAGACATGCGCGGGATGCACGTTAATCTTACCGATATCCGCACCATCAAATCCCATATCGCCAGTTAACGCGCCCAGCACATCGCCCGGACGCATTTTCGCCTTCTTGCCGCCATCGATACACAAGGTCGCCATTTCCGCCTGCAGCGGCGCAATGTGGCTGCCCGTCGGCGCATTGACCCAGTTCAGCTTTATTTGCAGCATTTCCGCGAGAATATTGGCGCGCTGTGCCTCTTCCGGCGCACAGAAGCTAATCGCCAGCCCGCGCTCGCCTGCACGGGCGGTACGGCCAATGCGGTGAACGTGAACTTCCGGATCCCACGCCAGCTCAAAGTTAACCACCAGCTCCAGCGATTTGATATCCAGTCCACGCGCCGCGACATCGGTGGCCACCAGTACACGAGCACTGCCGTTGGCAAAACGCACCAACGTCTGGTCGCGGTCACGTTGTTCCAGATCGCCATGCAGCGACAGTGCGCTCTGCCCGGCGGCGTTTAGCGCATCGCAGACAGCCTGGCAATCGCGTTTGGTATTGCAAAACACCACGCAGGACGCTGGCTGATGCTGGCTGAGCAATTTCTGCAGCAGCGAGATTTTGCTATGCCGGGAGACATCGAAGAACTGCTGTTCGATGGCTGGCAACGCATCAACGCTATCAATTTCAATCGTTTGCGGGTCTTGCTGCACCCGGCCGCTAATCGCCGCAATCGCCTCCGGCCAGGTGGCGGAGAACAGCAAGGTCTGGCGCGAAGCTGGCGCAAAACGAATCACTTCATCGATGGCGTCGCTGAAGCCCATATCAAGCATACGATCAGCTTCATCCATCACCAGCGTTTGCAGGGCATCCAACGATACGGTGCCCTTCTGCAGATGATCGAGCAGGCGACCGGGCGTGGCGACGATAATATGCGGCGCGTGTTGTAAGGAATCACGCTGCGCGCCGAAAGGCTGACCGCCGCAGAGCGTTAAAATCTTAATGTTCGGCAGGAAGCGCGCCAGGCGGCGCAGCTCGCCGGCAACCTGATCCGCCAGTTCGCGGGTCGGGCACAGCACCAGTGATTGGGTCTGGAACAGACCGGCGTCAACGTGTTGCAGCAATCCCAGACCAAAGGCCGCCGTTTTACCGCTGCCGGTTTTCGCCTGTACACGTACATCCTGCCCCGCCAGGATCGCAGGCAATGCGGCGGCTTGCACCGGCGTCATCGCGTGGTATCCCAATTCGTTGAGGTTGTTCAGTTGAGCTTCGGGCAAAAGGTTCAGTGTTGAAAAAGCGGTCACAATGTTTTCTCGCATTAAAGGGCGGACAATCTGCAGGCGCGTATCCTCGCAGATCTCCGCTCTTGATGCGACAATTTAATCGGTTCATCGTCCGGCGGCGGGTCGGGAAGCGGATGCGGTCGGGGGCGTGGGTCGGGAACCGGCACCGGATCATTTGGCTCAGGCCCGATTGGGATTGACTGCAACAATAACGCGTCTCTACGCATATTTTATCCCCTCTATTTACAGGTCTATTATTTAAGCGTAGAAGTTGGCTGACAGAGAGCAAAAAAAAGCCGACTCAATGAAGTCGGCGTCGTACGAATCAATTGTGCTATGCAGTAATTCAAAAAAGGAAGTAAGACAATATGGAGCGCAACGCCCATCGCTTGACGTTGCATTCACCTGCGAGAGAGATATTGCCCTGAATGGGTAGATGGTTTATTGATTTCGCTCAACTATTGCCGGGGTTTGCGGCGCAAAATCGCCTGAAAAGGCGATTTCTTACAACCATTTACTACGATGTAACCACCAAGTAACACCGCCAATTATAACTACTAACATTACGCAAAAAATTGAAAACCCAAGATGCCAACTGTTTCCCGGGATCCCGCCCAGGTTGACGCCAAACAGACCGGTCAGGAAAGTGCTGGGCAGAAACACCATCGCCATCAGCGACATCGTATAAGTGCGTCGCGACAGCGACTCCTGCATGATCTGCGCGATTTCATCGCTCATGATCGCCGTGCGGGCGATACAGCTATCGATCTCATCCAGGCCGCGCCCCAGACGCTCGGCAATATCCTGCATCCG includes these proteins:
- the uspF gene encoding universal stress protein UspF yields the protein MSRMILVPIDISDKEFTQRVIRHVESEARVDDAQVHFLTVIPSLPYYASLGMAYTAELPAMDELRTESEAQLRELAKGFSIPEDRMHFHVAEGSPKDKILALAKSLPADLVIIASHRPDITTYLLGSNAAAVVRHAECSVLVVR
- a CDS encoding alginate lyase family protein, encoding MRISYIVFITTLMLSTYSTASFASANTCSTTYDMKFVRSQIQKVKSSDAALSPSAMQHVHTEGLLPGQGIHDQSIQAEKDLRLMQVSAVAWRNGMGDEWLDTAKKHLLAWVGIYQPNLNPIDESAFDQMIQTYSIVKPSLSEEQRRTINKYFYDWASEYISQMNNAPNKSTWSNNWQSHRVKLITLMAVATNNDHLFAESRRLFQKQINANIDSDGETLDFKQRDAIHYVVYDLQPLVQAALAAKRMGEDWYHWTAPDGASLAKAVNWLTPYVNGEQTHNEFVNSRVKFDAVRKQDGIKGFNGLFRPEMAKELYWASSAFEPSLASLAQKLSPTPPLFMDWCN
- the ttcA gene encoding tRNA 2-thiocytidine(32) synthetase TtcA, whose product is MQENQEISKKEKYNIDKLQKRLRRNVGEAIADFNMIEDGDRIMVCLSGGKDSYTMLEILRSLQKSAPISFSLIAVNLDQKQPGFPEHILPEYLEQLGVEYKIVEENTYGIVKEKIPEGKTTCSLCSRLRRGILYRTATELGATKIALGHHRDDILQTLFLNMFYGGKMKGMPPKLMSDDGKHIVIRPLAYCREKDIERFSQAKGFPIIPCNLCGSQPNLQRQVIADMLRDWDKRYPGRIETMFSAMQNVVPSHLSDVNLFDFKAITHGSAVVDGGDLAFDREEIPLQPAGWQPEEEETQLDELRLNVVEVK
- the ompC gene encoding porin OmpC, with protein sequence MKRKVLALVIPALLAAGAVHAAEIYNKDGNKLDLYGKVDGLHYFSSDSSKDGDQTYLRFGFKGETQINDLLTGYGQWEYNVQANNTESSGDQAWTRLAFAGIKAGDYGSFDYGRNYGVLYDVEAWTDMLPEFGGDSYTQSDNFMASRANGVATYRNSDFFGLVNGLNFALQYQGKNENQSSHEYNPSADQDGTANGDGRSVKNSNGDGFGLSSSYDLGMGVSVGAAYTSSDRTNEQTHQSTAGGDKADAWTAGVKYDANNIYLATMYSETRNMTPYGNQSGTIANKTQNFEVTAQYQFDFGLRPAISYLQSKGKDLVYKGQYADQDLVKYMDVGATYYFNRNMSTYVDYKINLLDGNDNFYKDNGISTDNIVALGLVYQF
- the dbpA gene encoding ATP-dependent RNA helicase DbpA; the protein is MTAFSTLNLLPEAQLNNLNELGYHAMTPVQAAALPAILAGQDVRVQAKTGSGKTAAFGLGLLQHVDAGLFQTQSLVLCPTRELADQVAGELRRLARFLPNIKILTLCGGQPFGAQRDSLQHAPHIIVATPGRLLDHLQKGTVSLDALQTLVMDEADRMLDMGFSDAIDEVIRFAPASRQTLLFSATWPEAIAAISGRVQQDPQTIEIDSVDALPAIEQQFFDVSRHSKISLLQKLLSQHQPASCVVFCNTKRDCQAVCDALNAAGQSALSLHGDLEQRDRDQTLVRFANGSARVLVATDVAARGLDIKSLELVVNFELAWDPEVHVHRIGRTARAGERGLAISFCAPEEAQRANILAEMLQIKLNWVNAPTGSHIAPLQAEMATLCIDGGKKAKMRPGDVLGALTGDMGFDGADIGKINVHPAHVYVAIRQGVAQKAYKQLQNGKIKGKSCRVRLLK